The following are encoded together in the Poseidonibacter lekithochrous genome:
- a CDS encoding ATP-grasp domain-containing protein: MASRKIGMWMYQNGGGDEIQKKIIEKLEERDIKVIPNINLRDAIAKNGHILYDDMKLDKLDLFFSYNAGEQTQYQMYLYKALSHVVPMINSYDAFELTEDKFQTSFLLRKNKINTADYKLCHRDDTFHLKAIMKKWDKMVYKPTDGWGGVGLTKIENQETLDMLMPFLNQMDLRYFYVEKFIDYDNTDYRVDIVDGKYIACYGRKASSEDWRTNVTSGGSVFLRDPDEAVIDLALKAVKVTGLDIAGVDIIYDRKKEEYVVLEVNGIPAFATPEQEKMGLDFNNKKIDAIVDLIDRKTKQTIKEA; the protein is encoded by the coding sequence ATGGCTAGTAGAAAAATTGGAATGTGGATGTATCAAAATGGTGGTGGTGATGAAATTCAAAAGAAAATTATCGAAAAATTGGAAGAGAGAGATATTAAAGTAATTCCAAATATTAATTTAAGAGATGCAATTGCTAAAAATGGTCATATCTTATATGATGATATGAAACTGGATAAATTAGATTTGTTTTTCTCTTATAATGCAGGGGAACAAACTCAATATCAAATGTATTTATATAAAGCATTAAGTCATGTTGTACCTATGATTAATTCTTATGATGCATTTGAATTAACTGAAGATAAATTTCAAACATCATTTTTATTAAGAAAGAATAAGATTAATACAGCAGATTATAAACTTTGTCATAGAGATGATACTTTTCATTTAAAAGCAATTATGAAAAAATGGGACAAAATGGTTTATAAACCAACTGATGGTTGGGGTGGTGTAGGACTTACAAAAATTGAAAATCAAGAAACTTTAGATATGTTAATGCCTTTTTTAAATCAAATGGACTTAAGATATTTTTACGTTGAAAAATTTATTGATTATGATAATACTGATTATAGAGTAGATATTGTAGATGGTAAATATATTGCTTGTTATGGACGAAAAGCTAGTTCTGAAGATTGGAGAACAAATGTAACAAGTGGTGGAAGCGTGTTTTTAAGGGATCCAGACGAAGCTGTAATCGATTTGGCGCTTAAGGCTGTTAAAGTTACGGGCTTAGATATAGCTGGTGTTGATATTATTTATGATAGAAAAAAAGAAGAATATGTTGTTTTGGAAGTTAACGGAATACCTGCTTTTGCAACACCAGAACAAGAAAAAATGGGATTAGATTTTAATAATAAAAAAATCGATGCTATTGTTGATTTAATTGATAGAAAAACTAAACAAACTATAAAGGAAGCATAA